A genomic segment from Desulfurella amilsii encodes:
- a CDS encoding ROK family protein, with protein sequence MTLCFDIGGTRIKYAKIDNQYNIEQVNVIPTPKNFNDFKRKIIKILDASNEKNVGFSVAGIVDYKSKTVKHSPNMLFLNNFSFNEFNIQSTHIEVENDANAACLNSYRIYKVPNMIHLTLGTGLGGGAIVNGKLLKSSVSVFEVGHISASINGKRCGCNNRGCIEKYTGIEHIIEFAKKNNVFDTLEHIFGNYSKNKIYKRIVDRFAQYLGIVVADLINVFGSDLIVFSGGIANNFDAFSQTLKKTVHRRSFVYRIKPCAFAVEENPTFAGLLGIASIFNEGLYG encoded by the coding sequence TTGACACTGTGTTTTGACATCGGTGGAACTCGAATAAAATATGCAAAAATTGACAATCAGTATAATATTGAACAAGTTAATGTTATCCCAACACCCAAAAATTTTAATGACTTTAAAAGAAAAATCATTAAAATTTTAGATGCTTCAAATGAAAAGAATGTCGGATTTAGCGTTGCTGGAATTGTTGATTACAAATCAAAAACTGTCAAACACTCACCAAATATGCTTTTTTTGAACAATTTTTCTTTTAACGAATTTAATATACAAAGCACTCATATTGAAGTAGAAAACGATGCAAACGCAGCTTGTCTAAATTCTTACAGAATATACAAAGTGCCCAATATGATACACCTAACACTAGGTACAGGTCTTGGTGGTGGCGCAATCGTTAATGGAAAACTCCTAAAAAGCTCCGTAAGTGTATTTGAGGTGGGCCACATTAGTGCGAGTATAAACGGCAAGCGATGTGGCTGTAACAACAGAGGCTGCATAGAAAAATATACAGGTATAGAACATATAATAGAGTTTGCTAAAAAAAACAACGTTTTTGACACACTAGAGCACATATTCGGCAACTATTCAAAAAATAAAATCTACAAGCGTATAGTCGATAGATTTGCGCAATATTTGGGCATTGTTGTTGCTGATCTTATCAATGTGTTTGGAAGTGATTTAATAGTCTTTAGCGGTGGCATTGCAAATAACTTTGATGCATTTAGCCAAACATTGAAAAAAACCGTACATAGGCGCTCTTTTGTGTATAGAATCAAACCTTGCGCGTTTGCTGTTGAGGAAAACCCGACATTTGCTGGACTGCTTGGTATTGCAAGTATTTTTAATGAGGGGTTGTATGGATAA
- the murA gene encoding UDP-N-acetylglucosamine 1-carboxyvinyltransferase, with amino-acid sequence MDKFVIEGSKTLHGSVDISGSKNAALPIIAATILCDSPCTIRNVPNLADIITMLKLLENMGCQYNFSNNTLEIDCLKLKSTKAEYDLVRKMRASILVLGPLIAKYFQATVSLPGGCAIGVRPVNLHIDALKIMGTKINIEKGYIHASAKELKGAEIYFDVPTVTGTENIIMAATLSHGKTTIYNAAKEPEVVDLANFLNKCGAKVSGAGSSTIEITGVETLKGSDYEVMPDRIEAGTFMCIAHATRSSLTINNAPTYCMHSIIDKIKEAGADVQISDSSIKISHSKFLPVNIKTFAYPGFPTDMQAQFTAMLTLAQGTSIIEETIFENRFQHVAELNRMGANIIISGNKAIINGVKKLYGAPVMATDLRASASLVIAGLAAENTTEVLRIYHLDRGYEHLDKKLQALGARIKRVPQ; translated from the coding sequence ATGGATAAATTTGTCATAGAAGGCTCAAAAACGCTACACGGCAGTGTAGATATAAGCGGCTCTAAAAATGCTGCTTTGCCCATTATTGCAGCAACTATTTTGTGCGATAGCCCATGCACTATACGCAATGTACCAAACTTAGCAGATATCATTACAATGCTAAAATTATTAGAAAACATGGGCTGCCAATACAATTTTAGCAACAACACATTAGAAATTGATTGTTTGAAATTAAAATCTACCAAAGCCGAATACGACCTGGTGCGAAAAATGAGGGCTTCAATTTTGGTTTTAGGACCACTTATAGCCAAATACTTTCAAGCAACCGTATCGCTCCCAGGAGGATGTGCGATTGGCGTAAGACCAGTTAATTTGCATATTGATGCTCTAAAAATTATGGGTACCAAAATTAACATTGAAAAGGGATACATTCATGCGAGCGCAAAAGAATTAAAAGGTGCCGAGATTTATTTTGATGTACCAACTGTTACAGGTACAGAAAACATTATCATGGCAGCTACACTCTCTCACGGCAAAACAACCATCTATAATGCTGCAAAGGAACCAGAAGTGGTTGATTTAGCAAACTTTCTAAACAAATGTGGTGCAAAAGTCTCTGGGGCTGGCAGTTCTACAATAGAAATTACAGGCGTTGAAACGCTAAAAGGTAGCGATTATGAAGTAATGCCAGATCGTATTGAAGCAGGTACCTTTATGTGCATCGCACATGCTACACGCTCTAGCCTAACGATAAACAACGCGCCAACTTATTGCATGCATTCTATAATTGACAAGATAAAAGAAGCGGGCGCAGATGTTCAAATAAGTGACAGCTCGATAAAAATCTCCCATTCCAAATTTCTGCCAGTTAATATTAAAACATTCGCATATCCTGGTTTTCCAACAGATATGCAAGCTCAATTTACAGCTATGTTAACACTTGCTCAAGGCACAAGCATAATAGAAGAAACTATTTTTGAAAACCGCTTTCAGCATGTTGCAGAACTTAATCGAATGGGTGCAAATATAATCATAAGCGGGAATAAAGCTATTATCAATGGCGTAAAAAAGCTATACGGCGCCCCAGTTATGGCAACGGATTTGCGGGCTAGTGCAAGTTTAGTCATTGCAGGCTTGGCTGCAGAAAATACAACAGAAGTTTTGCGCATTTACCATTTAGATAGAGGATATGAGCATCTAGACAAAAAATTACAAGCACTAGGAGCAAGAATAAAGAGGGTGCCTCAGTGA
- the hisG gene encoding ATP phosphoribosyltransferase: protein MKQLTIALAKGRLMDETIKLFNSKGIAIDYEENSRKLIFESKDGTLKFLIVRAQDVATYVEGNGADLGVAGLDVLTENKKDVFELMDLNIGKCTVVVAGKTRNYPDTPTQLKVATKFVNITDEFFAKKGMTIEIIKLYGSIELAGVIGLADCIVDIVSTGQTLKENGLYIIEKITESSAFLVANHVSYYTKNEEITKLIELLK from the coding sequence GTGAAACAATTAACAATTGCCCTTGCAAAAGGGCGTCTAATGGATGAAACAATAAAGCTTTTTAACAGCAAAGGTATTGCAATAGATTATGAAGAAAACAGCAGGAAATTAATTTTTGAAAGTAAAGATGGAACATTAAAATTTTTAATTGTGCGTGCTCAAGATGTGGCTACATACGTAGAAGGAAATGGTGCTGATTTAGGCGTTGCTGGACTCGATGTGCTAACAGAAAACAAAAAAGATGTGTTTGAGCTAATGGATTTAAATATAGGAAAATGCACCGTTGTGGTAGCAGGCAAAACGCGCAACTACCCCGATACACCAACGCAGCTAAAAGTTGCTACAAAATTTGTAAACATAACAGATGAATTTTTTGCAAAAAAAGGCATGACAATCGAGATTATTAAGCTTTATGGCTCAATTGAACTAGCTGGTGTCATCGGTCTTGCAGACTGCATTGTAGACATTGTTTCAACTGGCCAAACCCTAAAAGAAAACGGTCTTTATATAATAGAAAAGATAACGGAATCAAGCGCTTTTTTAGTTGCAAACCACGTTAGTTATTATACGAAAAACGAAGAAATAACAAAACTTATTGAATTATTAAAATAA
- a CDS encoding uracil-DNA glycosylase, translating into MEKNQLGNILNFYRDLGVEYLNTKLNKKEAPRNAGLKCLKELKKEVEKCQACELHKTKKHYVFGDGNPNASLMFIGEAPGATEDEQGLPFVGRAGQLLSDLLKEVGINRQEVYIANCLKCRPPNNKDPQENELKACRPFLDKQIELIKPKIIITLGRFALMQLLGNDKKITQSRGLVFKQQSYTVIPTYHPAYLLRNPKAIEVFVNDLKTAKQYLGD; encoded by the coding sequence ATGGAGAAAAATCAATTGGGAAACATTTTAAACTTTTATAGAGATCTGGGTGTTGAATACCTAAACACTAAGCTTAATAAAAAAGAAGCACCAAGAAACGCTGGTCTAAAGTGCCTTAAAGAACTAAAAAAAGAAGTAGAAAAATGCCAAGCATGTGAGCTTCACAAAACAAAAAAACACTATGTTTTTGGAGATGGAAACCCAAACGCTAGCTTAATGTTTATTGGCGAAGCACCAGGTGCGACAGAAGACGAACAGGGCTTGCCTTTTGTTGGACGGGCAGGACAATTGTTAAGCGATTTACTAAAAGAAGTTGGTATAAACAGGCAAGAAGTATACATAGCAAATTGTCTAAAATGCAGGCCACCAAATAACAAAGATCCCCAAGAAAATGAGCTTAAAGCCTGCAGACCTTTTTTGGACAAGCAAATAGAATTAATAAAACCAAAAATTATCATCACGCTAGGCAGATTTGCTCTAATGCAACTGCTTGGTAATGACAAAAAAATTACCCAATCTCGAGGGCTTGTATTTAAACAACAAAGCTACACAGTAATACCCACATATCATCCAGCTTATTTATTGAGAAACCCAAAAGCCATAGAAGTATTTGTAAACGATTTAAAAACGGCTAAGCAATATTTAGGAGACTAG
- the aroB gene encoding 3-dehydroquinate synthase: MSQIISVELAQSYNISISYNDLSNLSNFLKNSNFVNRLFIISDANVCRLHLQTLLHYIEKANFSYSIYCFEPGEQSKSKEVLFDIYDFLIENKADRKTPLIAFGGGVVGDVASFAASTFMRGMPLIHVPTTVVSQTDSSIGGKTAINHAKGKNLIGTFYQPNAVFIDTKFLDTLSDEEFFDAFSEIIKYGIIMDRQLFSFIEEHSSDILKRDHKAIQKLIYDCAKDKSLIVQKDEKEASLRAILNFGHTLGHAIEAYFEYKKYTHPQAVSIGEVFATRLSHKLGLIDEKTFKIIKDLLEKFHLPTKIDNINPTLLIEIMKHDKKAKGGVLEFILTKSIGEVIIANDINNSLLIETIRELQ, translated from the coding sequence ATGAGCCAGATCATTAGCGTCGAATTAGCCCAAAGCTACAATATAAGCATAAGCTACAATGACTTAAGCAATCTAAGTAATTTTTTAAAAAATTCAAACTTTGTTAATAGGCTTTTTATTATCTCAGATGCAAATGTGTGTAGACTGCACTTGCAAACACTGCTACACTATATAGAAAAAGCTAATTTTTCTTACTCAATATACTGTTTTGAACCAGGCGAGCAAAGCAAAAGCAAAGAAGTATTGTTTGACATATACGACTTTTTGATTGAAAATAAAGCGGATAGAAAGACACCATTGATAGCATTTGGTGGTGGGGTCGTTGGCGATGTGGCATCCTTTGCAGCAAGTACATTTATGCGCGGCATGCCACTCATTCATGTTCCAACGACTGTAGTTTCACAAACAGATAGCTCAATTGGCGGGAAAACAGCCATAAACCATGCCAAAGGCAAAAACTTAATAGGTACTTTCTATCAACCAAATGCTGTATTTATTGACACAAAATTTTTAGATACTTTAAGTGACGAGGAATTTTTTGACGCTTTTTCCGAAATTATCAAATACGGTATTATAATGGATAGGCAGCTTTTTAGCTTCATTGAAGAACACAGTAGCGATATTTTAAAGAGGGACCATAAAGCTATCCAAAAACTCATTTATGATTGTGCAAAAGATAAAAGCTTAATTGTTCAAAAAGATGAAAAAGAGGCGAGCTTAAGAGCTATTTTAAATTTTGGCCACACACTTGGCCATGCAATTGAAGCTTATTTTGAATATAAAAAATACACACATCCTCAAGCAGTTTCAATTGGAGAGGTATTTGCTACAAGGCTCTCACACAAACTGGGCTTAATTGATGAAAAAACATTTAAAATAATTAAAGATTTACTTGAAAAATTTCACCTGCCAACAAAGATAGACAACATTAACCCAACCTTGCTGATTGAAATAATGAAGCACGATAAAAAGGCCAAAGGCGGTGTTTTAGAATTTATATTGACAAAAAGCATAGGAGAGGTTATTATTGCAAACGACATAAACAATAGTTTGTTAATAGAAACAATTAGAGAGTTGCAGTGA
- a CDS encoding tetratricopeptide repeat protein, which yields MRNLIKKIEKYYKSKQSSLFFYPLACLLYESGAKEEAFDLLVEGVAKFPHYLLALIKVAQILIDEEKYEAAESYLETALNINNSNVLAWELLAVSYEKQNKIEQVINAYEKLLVLNPSPKIKSKLLSFASFYTPSVEKVKENLAQTTNIQTPLKSKETDANDIVILDVEKPGETTQQGKDPHNLEQNKPIVFEDIPTIDLEEDDQLNIAKLYVEQGYIEDAKNLYKEILTRNPQNRQAKIALEALDEKQ from the coding sequence GTGAGAAATCTTATAAAAAAAATTGAAAAATATTACAAGTCAAAACAATCAAGTTTGTTTTTTTATCCCCTCGCGTGCTTGCTTTATGAAAGTGGTGCTAAAGAAGAAGCGTTTGATTTGTTAGTTGAAGGTGTAGCTAAATTCCCTCACTACCTGCTTGCTTTAATTAAAGTCGCTCAGATTCTTATAGACGAGGAAAAATATGAGGCAGCCGAAAGCTATCTTGAGACTGCTTTAAATATTAATAACTCAAACGTACTTGCATGGGAATTATTGGCTGTATCTTACGAAAAGCAAAATAAAATTGAACAAGTTATTAACGCTTATGAAAAACTACTTGTACTTAACCCTTCACCTAAAATAAAATCAAAACTATTGTCGTTTGCCTCTTTTTATACACCAAGCGTAGAAAAAGTAAAAGAAAACTTAGCGCAAACTACGAATATACAGACGCCGCTTAAATCAAAAGAAACAGACGCTAATGATATAGTGATATTGGATGTTGAAAAACCAGGCGAAACTACCCAACAAGGAAAAGATCCACATAACTTAGAACAAAACAAACCAATAGTTTTTGAAGATATACCTACAATTGATTTAGAAGAAGATGATCAGCTAAATATAGCAAAATTATATGTTGAACAAGGCTATATTGAGGATGCAAAAAATCTCTACAAAGAAATACTTACAAGAAATCCCCAAAATAGGCAAGCAAAAATTGCCCTGGAGGCGTTAGATGAAAAACAGTAA
- a CDS encoding sulfide/dihydroorotate dehydrogenase-like FAD/NAD-binding protein yields MYKILKKQKWSDTIFSNWIEAPFVAKAAQPGQFIILITSQSGERIPLTIADSNAKEGWVQIVYQVVGASTLELSLMNEGENLYAFVGPLGVPSEIENFGGKVLIIGGGIGIAPIYPVAKKLKELGNYVISIIGARTKDLIIMEDKMKEASNELLIATDDGTYGQKGFVTNIMDDILKKESEAIKDIWAVGPPIMMKMCTRVANEHNKQIWVSLNSIMVDGTGMCGACRVSVGGKTKFACVDGPEFRGNLVNFEEMILRQRQYCDQEREALMLLEEKIRRQASNG; encoded by the coding sequence ATGTACAAAATTTTAAAGAAGCAGAAATGGAGTGACACCATATTTTCAAACTGGATAGAAGCTCCATTTGTTGCAAAGGCAGCCCAACCTGGTCAGTTTATAATACTGATTACAAGCCAAAGTGGCGAAAGGATTCCTTTGACAATTGCCGATTCTAATGCAAAAGAAGGTTGGGTTCAAATTGTTTATCAGGTGGTTGGCGCAAGCACGCTTGAGCTTTCATTGATGAATGAAGGCGAAAATCTCTACGCTTTTGTTGGTCCTTTAGGAGTACCATCTGAGATAGAAAATTTTGGTGGCAAGGTGCTAATTATTGGTGGTGGCATAGGTATTGCCCCCATTTATCCGGTTGCAAAAAAGCTAAAAGAGCTTGGAAATTACGTCATTTCTATTATTGGAGCGCGCACAAAAGACTTAATTATTATGGAAGACAAAATGAAAGAAGCTTCAAATGAATTACTAATTGCAACAGATGATGGCACCTATGGTCAAAAAGGTTTTGTAACAAACATAATGGACGATATACTAAAAAAAGAGTCTGAAGCCATAAAAGATATATGGGCAGTCGGACCACCTATTATGATGAAAATGTGCACGCGTGTAGCAAACGAACACAACAAACAAATATGGGTTTCTCTAAATTCTATTATGGTTGACGGTACGGGCATGTGTGGTGCATGTAGGGTAAGCGTAGGTGGTAAAACAAAATTTGCATGTGTAGATGGGCCTGAGTTTAGAGGTAATCTTGTAAACTTCGAAGAAATGATATTAAGACAAAGACAATATTGCGATCAAGAAAGGGAAGCTTTGATGTTACTTGAAGAAAAAATAAGGAGGCAGGCTTCAAATGGCTGA
- the gltA gene encoding NADPH-dependent glutamate synthase, translating into MAEKLKPAEKLKKDRVPMRNQEPLERVQNFLEVPLGYSLEEAIQEAQRCLQCNPPYCVAGCPADVRIPQFVEKLIAEDIKGAFLEIKQTNALPAVCGRVCPQEEQCEGACIMNKKGKPIAIGRLERYVADWAKQLDYSDAKKPSTKLNKKVAIVGSGPAGLACASDLAKLGYDVTVYEALHKAGGVLVYGIPEFRLPKAIVGYEVDQIKELGVEINLNYVIGLTKSVDELMQEYDAVFLANGAGAPSFLKIPGENLNGVYSASEFLTRSNLMKAYEFPNYATPIRVDQKAVVVGGGNVAMDAVRTAKRLGAKEATIVYRRGRKEMPARAEEIGHAEEEGIKFELLTNPVKILGDEYGNVVGIECVRMELGEPDESGRRRPQVVEGSNFVIDADTVIIAIGQSANPIVARSATGVETNKWGYFVADENGKTTHPKVWAGGDIVTGAATVILAVGAGKKAAKSIHETLSNKQ; encoded by the coding sequence ATGGCTGAAAAATTAAAACCCGCTGAAAAGCTTAAAAAAGATAGAGTACCGATGAGGAATCAAGAACCTCTAGAAAGAGTACAAAATTTCCTTGAAGTACCGCTTGGGTATTCTTTGGAAGAAGCAATACAGGAAGCTCAAAGATGTTTACAGTGCAATCCGCCATACTGCGTGGCAGGATGCCCTGCAGATGTAAGAATCCCTCAATTTGTAGAAAAACTAATTGCAGAAGATATAAAAGGCGCATTTTTAGAAATTAAACAAACAAATGCTTTGCCCGCTGTATGCGGCAGGGTGTGTCCTCAAGAAGAGCAGTGTGAAGGCGCATGCATAATGAACAAAAAAGGGAAACCCATAGCTATTGGAAGACTTGAGCGCTATGTAGCAGACTGGGCAAAACAACTTGATTATTCAGATGCAAAAAAACCTTCAACAAAACTCAATAAAAAAGTTGCTATAGTTGGCTCTGGTCCAGCAGGACTTGCATGTGCATCTGATCTGGCAAAATTAGGATACGATGTTACCGTGTATGAAGCACTTCATAAAGCAGGCGGCGTGCTTGTGTATGGAATACCAGAGTTCAGGCTACCAAAAGCAATAGTGGGCTACGAAGTAGATCAAATTAAAGAACTAGGCGTAGAAATAAATTTAAACTATGTAATTGGCTTAACTAAATCCGTTGATGAGCTCATGCAAGAATATGACGCAGTATTTTTGGCAAATGGCGCTGGTGCACCGTCATTTTTGAAAATACCGGGAGAAAATTTAAATGGTGTATACTCTGCAAGTGAATTTTTAACTAGATCAAACCTTATGAAAGCCTACGAATTCCCCAATTATGCAACACCCATTAGAGTTGATCAAAAGGCTGTAGTGGTAGGTGGCGGTAATGTCGCAATGGATGCTGTAAGAACTGCAAAAAGGCTTGGTGCAAAAGAAGCCACAATTGTTTACAGAAGGGGCAGAAAAGAAATGCCAGCTCGGGCAGAAGAAATAGGACATGCAGAAGAAGAAGGCATAAAATTTGAGCTGCTTACAAACCCTGTAAAAATTTTGGGTGACGAATATGGAAACGTGGTGGGCATTGAATGTGTCAGAATGGAGCTTGGCGAACCAGATGAATCTGGAAGAAGAAGGCCTCAGGTAGTTGAAGGTTCAAATTTTGTAATAGATGCGGATACTGTTATTATAGCTATTGGTCAAAGCGCAAACCCAATTGTAGCCCGCAGCGCCACTGGTGTAGAAACTAACAAGTGGGGGTATTTTGTTGCTGATGAAAACGGCAAAACTACGCACCCGAAAGTTTGGGCTGGCGGCGATATAGTAACGGGCGCAGCTACAGTTATTTTGGCCGTTGGTGCTGGCAAAAAAGCAGCTAAATCTATACATGAAACACTCTCAAACAAACAATGA
- the ruvB gene encoding Holliday junction branch migration DNA helicase RuvB — protein sequence MKHSQTNNEVSVSIRPECLKEYIGQKHVVENLSLAIVAARKRNEPIEHCLLYGPPGIGKTTLAYIIAKEMGSNIITISGPSIEKVGDIAAILTSLDDKDVLFVDEIHRLNHNIEEMLYSALEDFKLDIVVGQGPGAKTLRIDLPKFTFVGATTRIGMLTNPLRDRFGLVLRLDYYSLDELVKIIERSAFVLNIKIDDESAKIIAQRSRSTPRIANKILRRVRDLAQVKQIDKITKGIAKEALEIINIDENGLDYLDKKYLDIINNVFNGGPVGIETLASSLGEDKKTLEEVVEPYLLQCGYIKKTPKGRVAVNQIMIEKPTLF from the coding sequence ATGAAACACTCTCAAACAAACAATGAAGTTAGTGTGTCTATAAGGCCAGAATGTCTTAAAGAATACATTGGCCAAAAGCATGTAGTTGAAAATTTATCTCTTGCTATAGTTGCAGCACGAAAACGTAACGAACCCATAGAGCATTGTTTGCTCTATGGGCCACCTGGGATTGGCAAAACCACGCTTGCATATATAATAGCCAAAGAAATGGGTTCAAATATCATAACAATTAGTGGCCCTTCCATCGAAAAAGTCGGTGATATTGCAGCGATTTTAACTAGTCTTGATGACAAAGATGTGCTTTTTGTTGATGAAATACACAGGCTCAATCACAACATCGAAGAAATGCTTTATTCTGCATTAGAAGATTTTAAACTGGATATAGTAGTGGGTCAAGGGCCAGGCGCAAAAACACTTCGCATCGATTTACCAAAATTCACTTTTGTTGGTGCTACAACACGCATTGGGATGCTAACAAACCCACTCAGGGATAGATTTGGCCTTGTGCTGAGGCTTGATTACTATAGTCTTGATGAGTTAGTGAAGATAATTGAGCGCTCTGCGTTTGTGCTAAATATAAAAATTGATGATGAAAGCGCAAAAATCATCGCTCAGCGTTCGCGCTCAACACCGAGAATTGCAAACAAAATCCTAAGACGTGTAAGGGATTTAGCGCAGGTTAAGCAAATAGATAAAATAACCAAAGGTATTGCCAAAGAAGCGCTAGAGATAATCAATATCGATGAAAATGGCTTAGATTATTTAGACAAAAAATACTTAGATATCATCAACAATGTATTTAATGGCGGTCCCGTAGGTATTGAAACGCTTGCGTCAAGTCTGGGTGAGGACAAGAAAACACTTGAAGAAGTTGTTGAGCCATATTTATTGCAGTGCGGTTATATAAAAAAAACGCCAAAAGGGCGCGTTGCGGTAAATCAAATAATGATAGAAAAACCTACGCTATTTTAG
- the pseC gene encoding UDP-4-amino-4,6-dideoxy-N-acetyl-beta-L-altrosamine transaminase — translation MREKNYGYSRQYIDEDDINAVVEVLKSNFLTTGPKVAEFEEAIKRYLGVQYAVCVSSGTASLHIAAICLLEKGDKVLTTPNSFLATSNAIVYAQAVPIFVDVDAQANIDLNLCEAMLKKDNTIKAIFAVDFAGNMVDPKGLSYLSEKYGVKILEDCAHSLGASFGAHKAGDCSFCDVATLSFHPVKSITSAEGGCIVTNSEAIAKKASILRNHGIVRNSSEFIYNDDNPLYFEMQDLGFNYRLSDVHSALGLSQLKKIDFFLTTRRKLAQNYDKVFDNTSIRPLYKNASSSYHLYVIRVNFKELGKKRADIMKSLKSKGIMLQTHYIPINAQPFYQKMGYNPLSTPKALEYYNECLSIPLYVGLEDNEQEFIIDAIKSEILY, via the coding sequence ATGAGAGAGAAAAACTATGGGTATTCAAGACAGTATATTGACGAAGATGATATAAATGCGGTGGTTGAAGTTTTAAAGAGCAACTTTTTAACAACAGGTCCAAAAGTTGCGGAGTTCGAAGAGGCAATAAAACGATATTTAGGTGTACAGTATGCAGTGTGCGTATCAAGCGGTACAGCAAGTTTGCATATAGCGGCCATTTGTTTGCTTGAAAAAGGCGATAAAGTTCTTACAACACCTAATTCATTTTTGGCTACGTCAAACGCTATAGTTTATGCTCAAGCTGTTCCTATATTTGTAGATGTGGACGCTCAAGCTAACATAGATTTAAACTTATGTGAGGCTATGTTAAAAAAGGATAACACCATAAAGGCAATTTTTGCTGTAGATTTTGCTGGAAACATGGTAGATCCAAAAGGGCTATCGTATTTAAGTGAAAAATACGGTGTAAAAATCTTAGAAGACTGTGCTCACTCACTTGGTGCAAGCTTTGGCGCACACAAAGCAGGCGATTGCAGTTTTTGCGATGTTGCCACACTTTCTTTTCATCCTGTAAAGAGTATTACAAGTGCTGAAGGCGGCTGCATTGTAACAAATAGCGAAGCTATCGCAAAAAAAGCCTCTATTTTGAGAAACCATGGCATTGTAAGGAATAGCAGTGAATTTATTTACAACGATGACAACCCTTTGTATTTTGAGATGCAAGATCTGGGTTTTAACTACAGGTTAAGTGATGTACATAGTGCTTTGGGGTTATCTCAGCTAAAAAAAATAGACTTTTTTCTAACTACAAGAAGAAAGCTTGCACAAAACTACGATAAAGTTTTTGATAATACATCTATAAGACCACTATACAAAAACGCCAGTTCATCTTATCACTTGTATGTTATAAGGGTTAATTTTAAAGAGCTTGGTAAAAAAAGAGCTGATATAATGAAATCACTAAAATCAAAGGGTATAATGCTTCAAACGCACTACATACCCATCAATGCCCAGCCTTTTTACCAAAAAATGGGCTATAATCCACTTTCAACACCAAAAGCCCTTGAGTACTACAATGAGTGTTTATCTATACCATTGTACGTAGGCCTTGAAGATAATGAGCAAGAATTTATTATAGATGCTATAAAATCAGAGATTTTATACTAA
- a CDS encoding Crp/Fnr family transcriptional regulator codes for MEIKNMDVKAKKDPLDLIFEVILGIDDLKTTELLKTSCFVTKKQKGEILFRQSQKGSILYYLLDGRVKLYRLDQKGNECVIHFVNKNEFFAEILLTQDTYPVNAQMLCNSTMLGIDKNKLLPLLKSHPELSAKIIFMFANRINYLVDTIERLSTESAKEKFLNYLIYLSKIHKSHTVILDIPKQELALLLGMAKETFSRIEKQLISDGVIEVNNKEIKLLK; via the coding sequence ATGGAGATAAAGAATATGGATGTAAAAGCAAAAAAAGACCCACTTGATTTGATATTTGAGGTTATTCTTGGCATAGACGATCTAAAAACCACTGAATTACTCAAGACATCCTGCTTTGTCACAAAAAAGCAAAAAGGTGAAATACTCTTTAGACAAAGCCAAAAAGGTTCTATCCTTTATTATTTGTTAGATGGCAGAGTAAAACTATACCGTTTAGACCAAAAAGGTAATGAATGTGTTATTCATTTTGTCAACAAAAACGAATTTTTTGCAGAAATTTTGCTCACACAAGATACATACCCAGTAAACGCTCAAATGCTTTGTAATTCTACAATGCTTGGCATTGATAAAAATAAACTATTACCCCTTTTAAAATCACACCCAGAATTGTCTGCCAAAATAATATTCATGTTTGCAAACCGTATAAATTACCTTGTAGATACAATAGAGCGGCTCTCAACAGAAAGCGCAAAAGAAAAATTTTTGAACTACCTCATTTATTTAAGCAAGATACACAAATCACACACAGTGATACTAGATATACCAAAACAAGAATTAGCTCTACTCTTAGGTATGGCGAAAGAAACTTTCTCTCGCATCGAAAAACAATTGATAAGTGATGGCGTAATAGAAGTAAACAACAAAGAAATAAAATTACTAAAGTAG